CGACGGTGCATCCCGCGGCGAGCGCGGGGGCGAGCTTCCACGCTGTCGTGACCATCGGGAAGTTCCATGGCACGATCAGGCCGACCACGCCCGTCGGTTCACGACGGATCACGGCGCGATGATCGCTGCTCGGAATCGCGATCTCTTCTTCGGCTGCGTCCAGCGTGTCGGCGAGTTCAGCGTAGTAGTCGAAGGTCGCGACCACGTCGCCGACGTCGATGCGCGATTCGGCAATCGGCTTGCCGTTGTTGAGCGACTGAAGCGCGGCGAGGTGCTCGCCATGCGCCTCCACAGCGCGCGCAAGCGCACGCAGAAAGCCGGCGCGCTGTGCGCCCGATGTCTGCTTCCAGGCGCGAAATGCACGCGATGCCGCGCGCACGGCGCAATCGACATCGGCGGGGCCGCCGACCTCCACTTCGACGATCGTTTCTTCCGTCGACGGATTGACGACGGCCAAGCGCCGCCGCGTCTCGGGCGCGCACCAGCGGCCATCGATGAAAAGTTGCGTGCGCAGCGGGACATCGAAAAGGGAACGTGTCTGCTCGCTCATGACGGCACCCGCGCAAACCAGTCGGCTTCGCGAACCTCGATCACGGTCGGGACCTCGCGCGATATCGCTTTCCGCAATTGCGTGTCGAGCGCCTGTGGATCGTCGGCGCGCGCAGCCTCGCATCCGAAGGCTTTCGCCAGCGCGATGAAGTCGGGCGTGTAGATATCGACGCCAACAGGCGAGATATCGCGCTGGTCCATATATTTGCGGATCTCGCCGTAGCCGAAGTTGTTCCAGAGCAGCACGATGACGGGCACGCGCGCTTCCACCGCGCTCGCCAGTTCCGGCAGCGTGAACTGAAGGCCGCCGTCGCCGATCAGACACACGACCGGCCGCTCGCGCGCGGCAAGCTTCGCGCCGATCGCGGCGGGCAGCCCGTATCCGAGCGTGCCGTAGCCGGTGGACGAGTTGAACCATGAGCGCGGGGCCGGCGCATCGTGAAGAAAATTGCCCGCGTAGACCGGGCTCGTCGAATCGCCTGCGATGATGACGCCGGGCAGCGCGTCGACGATCGTGTCGATCAGGCGTTGCTGCGATCGCATCGCGGCGTCGCAGCCGGCGAAGATGGCCTCGCGCACCGCCGTCACGCGCGCCGCGCCCCAGTCGGGCGATGCGGGACGCACCGGTCGCTCGTGCAGTCTCGTCGACAGCGCGCTCAACGTCTCGCGCGAGTCGCCGACGATAGCCACGTCCGGTTGCGCATTGCGCATGACCTGCTGCGCATCGATGTCGATGCGGATGAGTTGTCCGTCGATCGCGAACCCGCCATCGAAAAGCACGTCGTAGTCGGTTTCGCCCAGTTCGGTGCCGACCGCGAGCACGACGTCGGCTTCGCGAATCATCGCGCGGGTCGGCGGCAGCGACTGTGTCGAGCCGACGAGAAGCGGCTCTGCGCAGGGCAGAAGTCCTTTCGCGTTGGTGGTGAGCGCGACGGGCGCCTGCAGCCGCTCGGCCAGCTCGCGCAATTCGACCGCTGCGTGCGCCGCGCCGCCGCCGGCGAGAATCAGCGGGCGGCGGGCATCGGCGAGCAGTTCGACGGCAGCGGCGAGCGCGGCGGGATGCGCGGTGGGTTTCGCCGCGCGCACAGCGGGCGAAGCCTTCATCGCATGCACCGGGGACACGATGACATCGAGCGGAATCTCGATATGCACGGGCCGTGGCCGCGCGCTCTCGAACACCGCGAACGCGCGAGCCAGCACCTGAGGCAACTCGGCGGCATCGAGCAGGGTGTGGGAGAACGCGGCGAGTCCGTCGAATACTTGGCGCTGCGAAGGAAGCTCATGCAGACGACCGTCGCCGTTGCCGAGGTGGCTGCGTGCATTGACGCTCGATATCACGAGCATCGGAATGGAGTCGGCATAGGCTTGCGCCATCGCGGTCGCGATGTTGGTCATGCCCGGCCCGGTGATGATGAAGCACACGCCGGGCTTGCCCGTGACACGCGCGTAGCCGTCGGCCATGAAGCCCGCGCCTTGTTCGTGACGAGGCGTCACGTGCCGCATCGACGAGTGCGCGAGCCCGCGATAGAGCTCCACGGTGTGCACGCCCGGGATGCCGAAGACGTACTCGACGCCGTAGTTTTCGAGCAATGTGACGAGCGTTTCGCCACAGGTTCGAAGGCATGAGTCGAAGTGCTTGCTGGATTCGCGAAGGTTCATCGGTCGTCGCATTCCTGGTTGGTTTGAGCACGGACGCGGTCGGGGTGCACGAGTCAACAGTGCGCGCTGGCGGCGGGTGGGGTGGAATCATTCTCGACGCGGCCCGGTCGTGGCGACAATCGAAAAGATCTCATGGGGCGCATGACTTCCCTGCATGAGGCCGGGAAGACCCGCATGCACGGAGCCAATGCGGGAAAGGAACGAACGATGTCCGAAGCAGAATGGCGCGATGCTGCATACTTTGGCATCGCACCGCCGGGAACATCGACATGGCTAACGACCTTGCACGATCATGGCTGACCTTGAGCGCGCCCGTGGCCGCCGCGCGGGGCGCGGGCCGCCCCATCGTGGCGCTGGAATCGACCATCATCGCCCACGGCATGCCATACCCCGAGAACATCCGGACCGCGCGCGAAGTAGAGGCGCTGATTCGGGATGCCGGGGCCGAACCCGCGACGATCGCCGTGATCGGCGGGCGAATCCGCGTCGGCGTGACGGATGGCGAGCTGGAACTGCTCGGCCGTTCGGACCACGTGCACAAGGTCAGCCGCCGCGACCTGCCGGCCGTGCTGGCCAGCGGCGAGCCTGGGGCCACGACGGT
The Caballeronia sp. NK8 genome window above contains:
- a CDS encoding 5-guanidino-2-oxopentanoate decarboxylase produces the protein MNLRESSKHFDSCLRTCGETLVTLLENYGVEYVFGIPGVHTVELYRGLAHSSMRHVTPRHEQGAGFMADGYARVTGKPGVCFIITGPGMTNIATAMAQAYADSIPMLVISSVNARSHLGNGDGRLHELPSQRQVFDGLAAFSHTLLDAAELPQVLARAFAVFESARPRPVHIEIPLDVIVSPVHAMKASPAVRAAKPTAHPAALAAAVELLADARRPLILAGGGAAHAAVELRELAERLQAPVALTTNAKGLLPCAEPLLVGSTQSLPPTRAMIREADVVLAVGTELGETDYDVLFDGGFAIDGQLIRIDIDAQQVMRNAQPDVAIVGDSRETLSALSTRLHERPVRPASPDWGAARVTAVREAIFAGCDAAMRSQQRLIDTIVDALPGVIIAGDSTSPVYAGNFLHDAPAPRSWFNSSTGYGTLGYGLPAAIGAKLAARERPVVCLIGDGGLQFTLPELASAVEARVPVIVLLWNNFGYGEIRKYMDQRDISPVGVDIYTPDFIALAKAFGCEAARADDPQALDTQLRKAISREVPTVIEVREADWFARVPS